A single Aggregatilinea lenta DNA region contains:
- a CDS encoding carbohydrate kinase family protein encodes MTRVEAVVAGHICLDIIPQIPATDLKSFFAPGSLAEIGPALLATGGSVANTGRNLHRLGIATRLMGKVGDDPFGQIIQRLIREDDPALAEDMIVATGETSSYTVVISPPRTDRFFMHCAGANHTFGVEDVPYDRLHDARLFHFGYPPFMRQMYINEGAGLVEMVRRVKATDTITSLDMALPDPGGPSGQVNWPLVLSRALPYVDLFLPSVDELWFMLHGAMLKPGDWTDALVSDLGQRVLDLGARVAVIKMGDRGLYLRTGPEGAPFLNGDGWRSRELWASCFRPEPLVGTTGSGDATIAGFLAGVLHGQTVEQAVTTAVAVGGCNVEAADALSGVLSWRATQARVEAGWPRAALTVDAPGWSYDAASSLWIGPHDGR; translated from the coding sequence ATGACCCGCGTCGAGGCGGTGGTGGCGGGGCATATCTGCCTGGACATTATTCCGCAGATCCCCGCGACCGATTTGAAGTCGTTTTTTGCGCCGGGATCGCTGGCCGAGATCGGCCCCGCGCTGCTGGCGACGGGTGGCTCTGTGGCGAACACGGGGCGCAACCTGCATCGTTTGGGCATCGCCACCCGCCTGATGGGGAAAGTGGGCGACGACCCGTTTGGGCAGATCATCCAGCGCCTGATCCGTGAAGACGATCCGGCCCTGGCGGAAGACATGATCGTCGCGACGGGCGAAACCAGCTCGTATACGGTGGTGATCAGCCCGCCGCGCACGGACCGTTTTTTTATGCACTGCGCCGGAGCCAACCATACTTTCGGCGTGGAGGATGTACCCTACGACCGGCTGCACGACGCGCGGCTGTTCCATTTCGGCTATCCGCCGTTCATGCGCCAGATGTACATCAACGAGGGCGCGGGGCTGGTCGAGATGGTGCGCCGCGTCAAGGCGACGGATACGATCACCTCGCTGGATATGGCCCTGCCCGATCCGGGCGGTCCCAGCGGGCAGGTGAACTGGCCGTTAGTGCTGTCGCGTGCGCTGCCGTACGTGGATTTGTTCCTGCCCAGCGTGGACGAACTCTGGTTCATGCTGCACGGCGCGATGCTGAAACCCGGCGACTGGACCGACGCGCTGGTGTCTGACCTGGGGCAGCGCGTGCTGGATCTGGGCGCGCGGGTAGCCGTGATCAAGATGGGCGACCGGGGGCTGTATCTACGCACCGGCCCGGAGGGCGCGCCGTTCCTGAACGGGGACGGCTGGCGCAGCCGGGAGCTGTGGGCGTCGTGCTTCCGCCCGGAACCGCTGGTCGGCACGACGGGGTCCGGCGATGCGACCATCGCGGGTTTTCTGGCGGGCGTGCTGCACGGCCAGACGGTCGAGCAAGCCGTCACCACGGCGGTGGCGGTCGGCGGCTGTAACGTCGAGGCGGCGGACGCGCTCAGCGGCGTGCTGTCGTGGCGGGCGACCCAGGCGCGCGTGGAAGCCGGATGGCCCCGCGCCGCGCTGACGGTCGATGCGCCGGGCTGGTCTTATGACGCGGCCAGCAGCCTGTGGATCGGCCCGCACGACGGGCGGTAG
- the typA gene encoding translational GTPase TypA yields MAQTRSDIRNIAIIAHVDHGKTTLVDGMLKQAKVFRDSANVGERILDSNALERERGITILSKNTAVTWNDIKINIVDTPGHADFGGEVERVLNMVDGVLLLVDAVDGPMPQTRFVLRKALELGLRVIVVINKVDRTHARVEEVLNETFDLFIELGATDEQAEFPVVYAVGLDGYAGYTPDTVEDNLTPLFETILKEVPGPQIHPDDPTQLQVTTLEYDNYKGQIGVGRLVSGRIRRGMDVVRITPKGERTVGKIVYLFTYHNLSKQEVDEVLAGDILAFGGFEELGISDTIADPIVEQPLPPISIEEPTVRMTFGVNTSPFAGREGKSGWGTSRRLRQRLIEETRSNVALRVADGESPDRFVVSGRGELHLGILIETMRREGYEFEVSKPEVIYHTDPDTDETLEPIEEVYIEVADEMVGTVVELLGVRRGIMQDMRSQNGTTFLKYLVPTRGLLGFRAHFMRATSGLGQISSLFHGYDSMVGPIPRRQFGSLVAWEAGIAAQYAMTHTQQRGTFFIEPGAEVYEGMVIGEHIRPEDLAMNVTKTKQLSAIHTKYYGEELRLNPPRQMSLDDAIEFLSEDELLEVTPQSLRIRKRILNNEDRMKEQKRREKMIEGAG; encoded by the coding sequence GTGGCGCAAACCCGATCGGACATTCGCAACATTGCTATCATCGCGCATGTTGACCACGGCAAAACGACGCTCGTGGACGGCATGCTCAAACAGGCCAAAGTATTCCGCGACAGTGCCAATGTCGGTGAGCGCATTCTGGACAGCAACGCGCTGGAACGCGAGCGCGGCATCACGATCCTGTCAAAGAACACCGCGGTTACATGGAACGACATCAAGATCAACATTGTAGACACGCCCGGTCACGCCGACTTCGGCGGCGAGGTCGAGCGCGTACTGAACATGGTGGACGGCGTGCTGCTGCTGGTGGATGCGGTCGACGGCCCCATGCCGCAGACGCGCTTCGTGCTGCGCAAGGCGCTGGAACTGGGCCTGCGCGTGATCGTGGTCATCAACAAGGTGGACCGCACGCACGCACGCGTCGAGGAAGTGCTCAACGAGACGTTCGACCTGTTCATCGAGCTGGGCGCGACGGACGAGCAGGCCGAGTTCCCGGTGGTCTACGCCGTCGGTCTGGACGGTTACGCGGGCTACACGCCGGATACGGTCGAAGACAACCTGACCCCGCTGTTCGAGACGATCCTCAAGGAAGTGCCTGGACCGCAGATTCACCCGGACGACCCGACGCAGCTCCAGGTCACCACGCTGGAATACGACAACTACAAGGGCCAGATCGGCGTCGGGCGGTTGGTATCCGGCAGGATACGGCGCGGCATGGACGTCGTGCGGATCACCCCGAAGGGTGAGCGCACGGTGGGTAAGATCGTCTACCTGTTCACCTATCACAACCTGTCCAAGCAGGAAGTGGACGAAGTGCTCGCGGGCGACATCCTGGCCTTTGGCGGTTTCGAAGAACTGGGCATCAGCGACACCATCGCGGACCCGATCGTCGAGCAGCCGCTGCCGCCCATCAGCATCGAAGAGCCAACCGTGCGCATGACGTTCGGCGTCAACACCTCGCCCTTCGCCGGGCGCGAAGGCAAAAGCGGGTGGGGTACGTCGCGCCGCCTGCGCCAGCGCTTGATCGAGGAAACCCGCAGCAACGTCGCCCTGCGCGTCGCGGACGGCGAATCACCGGATCGCTTCGTGGTCAGCGGGCGGGGTGAGCTGCACCTGGGCATCCTGATCGAAACCATGCGCCGCGAGGGGTACGAGTTCGAGGTCAGCAAGCCGGAAGTAATCTACCACACCGATCCTGACACGGACGAAACGCTGGAACCGATCGAGGAAGTGTATATCGAGGTGGCCGACGAGATGGTGGGCACGGTGGTCGAACTGCTCGGCGTGCGGCGCGGCATCATGCAGGATATGCGCAGCCAGAACGGAACGACCTTCCTGAAATATCTCGTGCCGACGCGCGGCTTGCTGGGCTTCCGCGCGCACTTCATGCGAGCGACCAGCGGCCTGGGCCAGATCAGCAGCCTGTTCCACGGTTACGACTCGATGGTCGGGCCGATTCCGCGCCGCCAATTCGGCAGCCTCGTCGCGTGGGAAGCGGGGATTGCGGCGCAGTATGCAATGACGCACACCCAGCAGCGCGGCACGTTCTTCATCGAGCCGGGCGCGGAAGTGTACGAGGGCATGGTCATCGGGGAGCACATCCGGCCCGAAGACCTCGCGATGAACGTCACCAAGACCAAGCAGTTGAGCGCGATCCACACCAAGTATTATGGTGAGGAACTGCGACTCAATCCGCCGCGCCAGATGAGCCTGGACGACGCCATCGAGTTCCTGTCGGAAGACGAACTGCTCGAAGTGACGCCCCAGAGCCTGCGCATCCGCAAGCGCATCCTCAACAACGAGGACCGCATGAAGGAGCAGAAGCGCCGCGAGAAGATGATCGAGGGCGCGGGCTAG
- a CDS encoding class I fructose-bisphosphate aldolase: MASPYVFSNSGKTIRIGRILNPSDHRAAVVAFDHGVHLGAIPGVQHPGETLEALADAGADAFLVGPGTARMFAHVFTGRGAPALIMRVDWTNRWRSPEALGSDEGRGRMISTVEGAARLGADAVLTYMFIGYDDPDAEARQVEDVARMAEHCEALGIGCIIEPMARGKRADHDIYSADYIALGSRMASELGADILKTDYSGSAETFRTVTAAAYRPILIAGGPKTASLREALEMVHGALDAGASGMFIGRNVFQAPDPRQMMGVLSRMIHTGLSVDEALAELGG, translated from the coding sequence ATGGCTTCCCCTTACGTGTTTAGCAACTCCGGCAAGACGATTCGCATCGGTCGCATCCTTAATCCGTCCGATCACCGTGCGGCGGTGGTAGCCTTCGACCACGGCGTGCACCTGGGCGCGATCCCCGGCGTGCAGCACCCCGGCGAAACGCTCGAAGCGCTGGCGGACGCGGGCGCGGATGCGTTCCTGGTCGGCCCCGGCACGGCCCGTATGTTCGCCCACGTGTTCACCGGGCGCGGCGCACCGGCCCTGATCATGCGCGTGGACTGGACCAACCGCTGGCGTTCGCCTGAGGCGCTCGGTTCCGACGAGGGGCGCGGACGTATGATCTCGACAGTCGAGGGCGCAGCGCGGTTGGGCGCGGATGCCGTGCTGACCTACATGTTCATCGGCTACGACGATCCCGACGCCGAAGCCCGCCAGGTCGAAGACGTGGCGCGCATGGCCGAGCACTGCGAGGCGCTGGGCATCGGCTGCATCATCGAGCCGATGGCACGCGGCAAGCGGGCCGATCACGACATTTACAGCGCGGACTACATCGCGCTCGGATCGCGCATGGCGTCGGAGCTGGGTGCGGACATCCTGAAGACCGACTACAGCGGTAGCGCGGAGACGTTTCGCACCGTGACGGCGGCGGCGTACCGCCCGATCCTGATCGCAGGCGGCCCCAAAACGGCATCGCTGCGCGAGGCGCTGGAGATGGTGCACGGCGCGCTGGACGCGGGCGCGAGCGGCATGTTCATCGGGCGTAACGTGTTCCAGGCCCCCGATCCGCGCCAGATGATGGGCGTGTTGAGCCGCATGATCCACACCGGCCTGAGCGTGGACGAGGCGCTGGCGGAACTGGGCGGCTGA
- the xylB gene encoding xylulokinase — protein sequence MNYLLGLDVSTTGSKALLIDERGAVVASHTAEHPISHPHPLWSEQDPADWWKGMVESIRAVVAKVGDAGDIKAIGLTGQMHGLVCLDENGKVLRPAILWNDQRTQAECDEITETIGPKRLIELTGNRALTGFTAPKIVWVRKHEPEIYAKIAHVLLPKDYIRFELIDDYMTDLAGASGTLLLDVAKRQWSNAVVDALQIPREWLPQVHEGPEITGVVSAKAAELTGLKAGTPVVGGGGDQAAQATGVGAVKPGIVALTVGTSGVVFAPLPSYAFEPDGRLHAFCHSVPGQWHFMGVMLSAAGSLQWYRDTLCPGEDYGKLTAEADGLKPGSEGLIFLPYLSGERTPHPDPLARGAFVGLTQIHTRPHLTRSVLEGVAFGLRDGFELIKASEAGRIDEVRVSGGGAKSPVWRQILADVFNAPLVVVEALEGAAYGAALLAGVGGGVWPDVATAAETGVKLGERVEPGANAAAYDEVYALYRELYPTLTPAFHKEAEL from the coding sequence ATGAACTATTTGTTGGGCCTAGACGTGAGCACGACCGGATCGAAGGCGCTGCTGATCGACGAGCGCGGCGCAGTGGTGGCGAGCCATACCGCCGAGCACCCGATCAGTCACCCGCATCCCCTGTGGAGCGAGCAGGATCCGGCGGACTGGTGGAAGGGCATGGTCGAGTCGATCCGCGCGGTCGTGGCGAAGGTCGGTGACGCGGGCGATATCAAGGCGATCGGCCTCACGGGGCAGATGCACGGGCTGGTGTGCCTGGACGAAAACGGCAAGGTGCTGCGCCCGGCGATCCTGTGGAACGACCAGCGCACGCAGGCCGAGTGCGACGAGATCACCGAGACCATCGGCCCGAAGCGCCTGATCGAGCTGACCGGCAACCGCGCGCTGACGGGCTTCACCGCGCCCAAGATCGTGTGGGTGCGCAAGCACGAGCCGGAGATCTATGCGAAGATCGCGCACGTCCTGCTGCCCAAAGACTACATCCGCTTCGAGCTGATCGACGACTACATGACCGACCTCGCGGGCGCGTCGGGCACGCTGCTGCTGGACGTCGCCAAGCGCCAGTGGTCGAACGCGGTGGTGGACGCGCTGCAAATCCCGCGCGAATGGCTGCCGCAGGTGCACGAAGGCCCGGAGATCACGGGCGTGGTCAGCGCCAAGGCGGCGGAACTGACCGGTCTGAAGGCCGGGACGCCGGTCGTGGGCGGCGGCGGCGATCAGGCCGCGCAGGCGACGGGCGTCGGCGCGGTGAAGCCGGGCATCGTCGCGCTGACGGTCGGCACGTCGGGCGTGGTGTTCGCGCCCCTGCCCAGCTACGCATTTGAGCCGGATGGACGTCTGCACGCGTTCTGCCATTCTGTGCCCGGCCAGTGGCACTTCATGGGCGTGATGCTCAGCGCGGCGGGCAGCCTGCAGTGGTACCGTGACACGCTTTGCCCCGGTGAGGACTATGGAAAACTGACCGCCGAAGCGGACGGCCTCAAGCCCGGCAGCGAGGGCCTGATCTTCCTGCCGTATCTGTCTGGCGAGCGCACCCCGCACCCCGATCCGCTGGCACGCGGCGCGTTCGTGGGCCTGACGCAGATCCACACCCGTCCGCATCTGACGCGTTCCGTGCTGGAAGGCGTGGCCTTCGGCCTGCGTGACGGCTTCGAGTTGATCAAAGCCAGCGAAGCGGGGCGCATCGACGAGGTACGCGTGAGCGGCGGCGGCGCGAAGAGTCCCGTGTGGCGGCAGATTCTGGCGGACGTGTTCAACGCGCCGCTGGTGGTCGTCGAGGCGCTGGAAGGCGCGGCCTACGGCGCGGCGCTGCTGGCGGGTGTTGGCGGCGGCGTGTGGCCGGACGTGGCGACGGCGGCGGAAACGGGCGTCAAGCTGGGCGAGCGCGTCGAGCCGGGCGCGAACGCCGCGGCCTACGACGAGGTGTACGCGCTCTACCGCGAGCTGTATCCCACGCTGACGCCTGCGTTCCACAAGGAAGCGGAATTGTAG
- a CDS encoding SIS domain-containing protein — translation MATYIETEIAEQPDVLRRMIAAEKDHVVEIARRIKQLQPKYAVIVARGTSDNVARYGQYMFGGLADLYAGLATPSLTTLYDATPRFDGALVIGVSQSGQSLEPTRVLEQAHAQGALMTLSITNDADSPLAQVSDEHIALHAGPEKSLAATKTYTASLLGIALLAAALGEPDGWQDEIAELPNWAAQTQAMHRGTRTAAARYTFMTHCVTLARGYNYCTGYEIALKLKELSYVAAEAYSSADFYHGPKAIVSPGFPLIAIAPEGKALDTMRESLDTFVQSQADLAIISNVPDVLERANLALPIPAGIPEWLSPIIAVMPGQLLAFGLSEARGVEVDRPRGLNKVTFTE, via the coding sequence ATGGCTACCTATATCGAAACCGAGATCGCCGAACAACCCGACGTGCTGCGCCGCATGATCGCCGCCGAAAAAGACCACGTCGTTGAAATCGCCCGCCGCATCAAACAGCTTCAGCCGAAGTACGCCGTGATCGTCGCGCGCGGCACGTCCGACAACGTCGCACGCTACGGCCAGTACATGTTCGGCGGACTGGCGGACCTGTATGCCGGGCTGGCGACGCCTTCGCTGACCACACTTTACGACGCCACCCCGCGCTTCGACGGCGCGCTGGTGATCGGCGTCTCGCAGTCCGGACAGTCGCTAGAGCCGACGCGCGTGCTCGAACAGGCGCACGCTCAGGGCGCGCTGATGACGCTGTCGATTACCAACGACGCGGACTCGCCGCTGGCACAGGTCTCCGACGAGCACATCGCGCTACACGCCGGACCGGAAAAGAGCCTCGCCGCGACCAAGACGTATACCGCCTCGCTGCTGGGTATCGCGCTGCTGGCTGCCGCGCTCGGCGAGCCGGACGGGTGGCAGGACGAGATCGCGGAGCTGCCCAACTGGGCCGCACAGACGCAGGCCATGCACCGGGGCACACGTACCGCCGCCGCCCGCTACACGTTTATGACGCACTGCGTCACGCTGGCGCGCGGCTACAACTACTGCACTGGCTACGAGATCGCGCTCAAGCTCAAGGAACTCAGCTACGTTGCCGCCGAGGCGTACAGTTCCGCCGACTTCTACCACGGTCCCAAGGCAATTGTGTCGCCCGGCTTTCCGCTGATCGCCATTGCGCCCGAAGGCAAGGCGCTGGACACCATGCGCGAGTCGCTGGATACCTTCGTGCAGTCCCAGGCGGACCTGGCGATCATCTCCAACGTGCCGGATGTGCTGGAACGCGCCAATCTCGCGCTGCCGATCCCGGCGGGCATCCCAGAATGGCTCAGCCCGATCATCGCGGTGATGCCCGGCCAGCTGTTGGCGTTCGGCCTGTCGGAGGCGCGCGGCGTGGAAGTGGATCGCCCGCGTGGGCTGAACAAGGTGACGTTCACGGAATAA
- a CDS encoding NAD(P)/FAD-dependent oxidoreductase: MQSISRPTVAIIGAGFGGLNAAQALANQPVDVLLIDRQNFHLFSPLLYQVATSGLDPSEIAYPVRGIFKDKPNVRFLMGEVREIDRATKRIAVQINGHTIQEFYDVLIVAGGSQTHYFGMDDLRQHAFGLKTLSDAVVLRNHILKSFERAAWVDDPVRRDALTTLVVVGGGPTGLETAGALYELYKHVLQDEYCAPCDDLKGRVILVEMLDHLLDPYPAKLQKAAYRQLEALGVEVILGTRVDKVAADGITLSDGRVIPTYTLVWSAGVKASPLAEMLDVPLSRGGRVPVRPTMQLEGDDDVYVVGDMAYLEDPDGKPYPMLIPVAKQQGQLTARNILRQQKGTEQKTFTYHDRGIMATIGRSRAVAWIFYKIPLTGFIAWLAWLGLHLITLMGFRNRLSVFLSWVWNYFTWDRSVRLILEHQPHGQYGDEEEQSTVEATGIEEAPVEDAALEVIAPR, from the coding sequence ATGCAGTCCATTTCCCGTCCCACAGTCGCGATTATCGGCGCGGGCTTCGGCGGGCTGAACGCCGCACAGGCGCTCGCCAACCAGCCCGTGGACGTGCTACTCATCGACCGTCAGAACTTCCACCTGTTCTCGCCCCTGCTGTACCAGGTCGCAACTTCCGGCCTGGACCCCAGCGAGATCGCGTACCCGGTGCGCGGCATCTTCAAGGACAAGCCCAACGTGCGCTTCCTGATGGGCGAGGTGCGCGAGATCGACCGCGCAACCAAGCGCATCGCGGTGCAGATCAACGGCCACACGATCCAGGAATTCTACGACGTGCTGATCGTCGCGGGCGGCAGCCAGACGCACTACTTCGGCATGGACGACCTGCGCCAGCACGCTTTCGGGCTGAAGACGCTCTCCGACGCGGTGGTGCTGCGCAACCACATCCTGAAGTCCTTCGAGCGCGCGGCCTGGGTGGACGATCCGGTCCGGCGCGACGCGCTGACGACGTTGGTCGTCGTGGGCGGCGGCCCGACCGGGCTGGAAACCGCCGGGGCGCTCTACGAGCTATACAAGCACGTGCTCCAGGACGAGTATTGCGCGCCGTGCGACGACCTCAAGGGGCGCGTAATCCTGGTCGAAATGCTCGATCACCTGCTCGATCCGTATCCGGCCAAGCTGCAAAAGGCGGCGTACCGCCAGCTCGAAGCCCTGGGCGTCGAGGTGATCCTGGGCACGCGCGTGGACAAAGTCGCGGCGGATGGCATCACGCTCAGCGACGGGCGGGTGATCCCGACCTATACGCTGGTGTGGTCGGCGGGCGTGAAGGCGTCGCCGCTGGCGGAGATGCTCGACGTGCCGCTTTCGCGCGGGGGACGTGTGCCGGTTCGTCCGACAATGCAGCTCGAAGGCGATGACGACGTGTACGTGGTGGGCGACATGGCCTACCTGGAAGACCCGGACGGCAAGCCCTACCCGATGCTGATCCCCGTCGCCAAGCAGCAGGGCCAGCTCACAGCGCGCAACATCCTGCGGCAGCAAAAGGGAACCGAACAGAAGACTTTCACCTACCACGACCGGGGCATCATGGCGACGATTGGCCGCAGCCGCGCCGTGGCCTGGATCTTCTACAAGATCCCGCTGACGGGCTTCATCGCCTGGCTGGCGTGGCTGGGTCTGCACCTGATCACGCTGATGGGCTTCCGCAACCGGTTGAGCGTGTTCCTGAGCTGGGTCTGGAACTACTTCACCTGGGATCGCTCGGTGCGCCTGATCCTGGAGCACCAGCCGCACGGCCAGTACGGTGACGAGGAGGAGCAATCCACGGTGGAGGCCACAGGGATTGAAGAAGCCCCGGTGGAAGACGCTGCGCTCGAAGTGATCGCCCCCCGGTAG
- the abc-f gene encoding ribosomal protection-like ABC-F family protein produces MIIIQLDRITVNYAGRVIFRDLGWAIDERARVGLVGPNGAGKSSLLKVITGSVTPDAGMVIRAKTVSVGYLPQDIDLMPGRTLLDEAMVPPPGLAQVEGELARIEAQLGDPTVYTNPGALTRALERQERALEQYEALGGPRHAGTIRELLQRLGFTPEDYDLPADTLSGGQKKLVALARLAAETPDVLLLDEPDNHLDLASKARLEAVLRTYSGAVVIVSHDRYLLDEVATQIAELENGALTIYPGNYTAYSTERELRRLRQQQAYVAQQKEITRIEEAIKRFEHWASIVVDERHIKQARSRRKMLDRMEANGEIVERVVERRQMELQLNGWRGSTKALDIRDLAMAFEDDLLFTDLSLLLRHGERVGLIGPNGAGKSVLFRLILGELAPLDGEVIVGPSSQIGYYAQEHQTLLPWWDRTPLDLIRDVAPKNESDAIAFLLKMLFTYDQVRQPVRTLSGGERSRLQLAALMLQRPNLLLLDEPTNNLDIPSMEVLEGALEDFEGALLVISHDRYFLDRVVDQVVELDGGALVAYPGGYTDYLAATGRA; encoded by the coding sequence ATGATCATCATCCAGTTGGACCGCATCACCGTGAATTACGCCGGGCGCGTGATCTTCCGTGACCTCGGCTGGGCCATCGACGAGCGCGCCCGTGTGGGATTGGTCGGGCCGAACGGCGCGGGCAAATCGAGCCTGCTCAAGGTCATCACCGGCAGCGTGACGCCGGACGCGGGCATGGTCATCCGCGCCAAGACGGTCAGCGTGGGCTACCTGCCGCAGGACATCGACTTGATGCCGGGCCGCACCCTGCTCGATGAGGCCATGGTTCCACCGCCCGGCCTGGCGCAGGTCGAGGGGGAGTTGGCACGCATCGAGGCGCAGTTGGGCGATCCCACTGTGTACACTAATCCCGGCGCGCTGACGCGTGCCCTGGAACGGCAGGAGCGCGCGCTGGAACAGTACGAGGCGTTGGGCGGGCCGCGCCATGCGGGGACGATCCGCGAATTGCTGCAGCGACTCGGCTTCACGCCGGAGGATTACGATCTCCCGGCAGATACGCTCAGCGGCGGGCAGAAGAAACTCGTGGCGCTGGCCCGGCTGGCCGCCGAAACGCCGGACGTGCTGCTGCTCGACGAGCCGGACAATCACCTCGATCTGGCGAGCAAGGCGCGGCTCGAAGCGGTGCTGCGCACGTACAGCGGCGCGGTGGTGATCGTCTCGCACGACCGCTACCTGCTGGACGAGGTCGCCACGCAGATCGCGGAGCTTGAAAACGGCGCGCTGACGATTTATCCCGGCAACTACACGGCCTACAGCACCGAGCGCGAGCTACGCCGCCTGCGCCAGCAGCAGGCGTATGTCGCGCAGCAGAAGGAGATCACGCGCATCGAGGAAGCGATCAAACGTTTCGAGCACTGGGCCAGCATCGTCGTGGATGAGCGGCACATCAAACAGGCGCGCAGTCGCCGCAAGATGCTGGATCGCATGGAGGCCAACGGCGAGATCGTCGAGCGCGTGGTCGAGCGGCGGCAGATGGAACTGCAGCTCAACGGCTGGCGCGGCAGCACCAAAGCCCTGGACATCCGCGATCTGGCGATGGCGTTCGAGGACGATCTGCTGTTCACCGATCTAAGCCTGCTGCTGCGCCACGGGGAGCGCGTGGGCCTGATCGGGCCGAACGGCGCGGGCAAGTCCGTGCTGTTCCGGCTGATCCTGGGCGAGCTGGCCCCGCTGGACGGCGAGGTGATCGTTGGGCCGAGCAGCCAGATCGGCTACTACGCGCAGGAGCACCAGACGCTGCTGCCGTGGTGGGATCGCACGCCGTTGGACCTGATCCGCGACGTCGCGCCCAAAAACGAGAGCGACGCGATCGCGTTCCTGCTGAAGATGCTGTTCACCTACGATCAGGTGCGCCAGCCGGTCCGCACGCTGAGCGGCGGGGAGCGCAGCCGCTTGCAACTGGCTGCGCTGATGCTTCAGCGGCCCAACCTGCTGCTGCTCGACGAGCCGACCAATAACCTCGACATTCCGTCGATGGAAGTGCTCGAAGGCGCGTTGGAGGATTTCGAGGGTGCGCTGCTGGTGATCTCGCACGACCGCTATTTCCTGGATCGCGTCGTGGATCAGGTGGTCGAGCTGGACGGCGGCGCGCTGGTGGCCTACCCCGGCGGCTACACGGATTACCTCGCCGCGACGGGTCGGGCGTAG
- a CDS encoding sortase yields the protein MRDRRPVDELSIEELERILVIRKREARQQRLRRYETQGRRIAIPDVPLPSEIQPDDEAEPEPEIAPQQHEAAAEVEPIEPPVTYDITDDVPRFEEDPDPEPLVRHVRRKPQAVPLGSPASDEVRARRRSLFDRVLMAVEVVGVIGILVVIGVGAYLILIENNKLDELQEKSAEIQQNAEAMRSTPSPAPDLQVSSYVLPGGHYSPDETNGVAVFNYDEVPESVRPAVAAQLSAPQAPLPTPAANSPAPAQIEIPAIGVNASVYQGDDWFTLQKGVGHLPGSGNPGDGQNVVLSAHNDIFGEIFRYLEDLEPGDEIVLTARNGQRYTYTVRSKEIVDPDDVWVLAGDVSDLTLITCHPYRVDNRRMIVFGELTSAS from the coding sequence ATGCGCGACAGACGGCCCGTCGACGAGCTGTCCATTGAGGAACTCGAACGCATCCTGGTGATCCGCAAGCGGGAGGCGCGCCAGCAGCGCCTGCGTCGCTACGAGACGCAGGGGCGGCGTATTGCCATACCGGACGTGCCGCTGCCGTCCGAGATCCAGCCGGACGACGAGGCAGAGCCGGAGCCGGAGATCGCACCGCAGCAGCACGAGGCCGCCGCCGAGGTCGAGCCGATCGAGCCGCCGGTCACCTACGACATCACCGACGATGTGCCGCGCTTTGAAGAAGATCCTGACCCAGAGCCGCTGGTGCGCCATGTGCGCCGCAAGCCGCAGGCCGTGCCGCTCGGTTCCCCGGCCTCGGACGAGGTGCGTGCCCGCCGCCGCTCGCTGTTCGACCGCGTGCTGATGGCCGTGGAAGTCGTCGGCGTGATCGGTATCCTGGTCGTGATCGGCGTCGGCGCGTATCTGATCCTGATCGAAAACAACAAGCTTGACGAATTGCAGGAGAAGTCGGCGGAGATCCAGCAAAACGCCGAGGCGATGCGTTCCACGCCCAGCCCTGCCCCGGACCTCCAGGTGTCGTCCTACGTGCTCCCCGGCGGCCACTATTCCCCGGACGAGACGAACGGCGTCGCGGTTTTCAATTATGACGAAGTGCCCGAAAGCGTGCGTCCCGCCGTTGCCGCGCAGCTCAGCGCGCCGCAGGCCCCGCTGCCGACGCCTGCCGCCAACAGTCCTGCGCCCGCCCAGATCGAGATCCCCGCGATCGGCGTCAACGCCTCCGTTTACCAGGGCGACGACTGGTTCACGCTGCAAAAGGGCGTGGGTCACCTGCCCGGCAGCGGCAACCCCGGCGACGGGCAGAACGTGGTGCTCTCCGCCCACAACGACATTTTCGGCGAGATCTTCCGCTACCTGGAAGACCTGGAGCCGGGCGACGAGATCGTCCTCACGGCGCGCAACGGCCAGCGCTACACGTACACTGTGCGCAGCAAGGAGATCGTGGACCCCGACGACGTGTGGGTATTGGCCGGCGACGTGAGCGACCTCACGCTGATCACGTGCCATCCCTACCGCGTGGACAACCGGCGCATGATCGTGTTCGGGGAACTCACCAGCGCGAGCTAA